The Deltaproteobacteria bacterium nucleotide sequence GCGTCCTCCAGTACATCTACGAGGAGTTCGGCCGCCACGCCCGCTTCGACATCCTGAGCGGAAGCTCGGTAGGCGCGATCAACGCCGGGTTCGCCGCAGCGGCCTCGAACGATCCGGCGCACGAGATCGCCAGTCTCGTCAAGGTCTGGAGCAACCTGCGCCTCTGGGACGAGCTGCACTACGGCATCGGCCAGCTCCTGCGGCTCCCGCTGCTCGTCTTCGGCCGCATCCCGATCATCGGAAACGGCATGACGCGCATCGCGCTCGGCCACAGCCTGTTCGACGTGCGGCACCTGGTGGAGGTCGTGCGGACCGGCGTCCCGTGGGAGCGAATCCAGGACAACCTGAAGGAGGGGCACTTCGAGTCGCTCGCCATCACGGCCACCGAGATCCTGAGCGGCACCAGCACGACGTTCGTCGAGACCTCGCGCATGCAGCTCCCGCCCTGGACCCGCGACTCGCGCCACAAGGCCGAGAAGACCGTCATCACCAGCGCGCACGCGCTGGCCAGCTCGGCCATCCCGCTGCTGTTTCCGCTGGTGGGAATTGACGGCCGGGCGTTCTGCGACGGAGGAATGCGGCAGAACACGCCCATCGGCCCCACCCTCCGGCTCGGCGCGGACCGTCTCCTCGTCATCCGGCTGAAGACCTCCAAGCACCACAGGCCCCTGCTGTTCCCGTTCGACACGGAGCAGCCGCCGCCGTCGTTCCTCATCGGCAAGCTGTTCAACGCGCTGTTCCTGGACCAGCTCGACTACGACCTGGACCGGCTGGACCGGATCAACCAGATTCTCGAGGACGGCGAGGAGACATTCGGCCCCGACTTCGCCGAGCGGCTGGCCCAGACCGCCATCAGGCACCGGGGCCAGCAGTGGCGCAAGGTTCATTTGAAGGTGATCGCACCGTCGGACGACCTCGGCGCCATCGCCGCGGAGGTGATCCGCGAGCCTTCCTTCCGCAAGGGAATGCCGCTCGTCTGGCGGTTCATCATGCGCTACCTGGACTCCGGCCGCCGCGAGGAGGCGGACCTCCTTTCGTACCTCCTGTTCGACGGCCACTACTGCAGGCGGCTCATGGACCTGGGCTACCGGGACGGGAAAAACGCCCGCGACGACCTCGCCCGGTTCTTCGAGGGGGCCGAGAAGGCCCGCGTCATCGAACCGTCGGCCGGTGACCTCACCGCCGGAGGAACCTGAAAAATCCCGTGAGCGATTCGCCCGAAGATACGGCGTCCCCGGACGGCACGGACTCCCCCCGGCGCCGGATGGAACGGTACGCGGGGCTTGCGCTTCTGGGCGCGGCGATCGTGCTCACCTTCTGGGTCCGGCTCCGACTCGCCGGAACGCCGTTCGAGCGCGACGAGGGGGGTTACGCCTACATCGCCCGGATGCAGCTCCGGGGCGTGCCGCCCTACGTGAGCGGCTACAGCATGCACATGCCGGGGCTCTACCTCGTGTACGCCCTGTTCCTGAAGCTGTTTGGCGAGACGGCCGAGGCGGTCCGCACCGGCTACGCGCTGGCCATCGCCGCCACGTCGGCGGTGGTTTACCTGCTGGGAAAAAGGCTCGCCGGTCCCCTTACGGGCGGCGCGGCCGCGCTCATCTTCGCCCTGCTCTCGCTCAGCGAGCGGGTGCAGGGGCTGTTCAGCAACTCCGAGCACCTCATCAACTTCTTCGTGGTGGCGGCGGCGCT carries:
- a CDS encoding patatin-like phospholipase family protein; its protein translation is MRGKTGLVLSGGGARGAYEVGVLQYIYEEFGRHARFDILSGSSVGAINAGFAAAASNDPAHEIASLVKVWSNLRLWDELHYGIGQLLRLPLLVFGRIPIIGNGMTRIALGHSLFDVRHLVEVVRTGVPWERIQDNLKEGHFESLAITATEILSGTSTTFVETSRMQLPPWTRDSRHKAEKTVITSAHALASSAIPLLFPLVGIDGRAFCDGGMRQNTPIGPTLRLGADRLLVIRLKTSKHHRPLLFPFDTEQPPPSFLIGKLFNALFLDQLDYDLDRLDRINQILEDGEETFGPDFAERLAQTAIRHRGQQWRKVHLKVIAPSDDLGAIAAEVIREPSFRKGMPLVWRFIMRYLDSGRREEADLLSYLLFDGHYCRRLMDLGYRDGKNARDDLARFFEGAEKARVIEPSAGDLTAGGT